The Pseudorca crassidens isolate mPseCra1 chromosome 3, mPseCra1.hap1, whole genome shotgun sequence genome includes the window ATTTCAGGCCTGCTTTTTAGCTTATCTGAATATCTTTTAGTTCATCCTTTTGCTAAATGCTAATAGCAGTTGGAATTCTTTCTCTGTGTCCGGAGCACTTTCTGAGGTATTCCAGTTCTCAGAGTCCCACACCTCACCAGCAGCAGCTTTCCCAGCTCTGGGGTGCTGCAGGGGAGATCCTAGCTCTCGGGAATGGTAAGTGTATCAGGATCTGAGGGTCAGAAAGCCTCCCCTAAgagtctcatctgtaaatggtTTTCATTAACAGTATTTACCTCTTAGGGCAATTACTATGCAAGCACCCCTGCATTGTAGGCGTGCAGTCTATGGAGGCTTGCACAGCCCTCTTTGGCCTCACTTCCTTCCACCTTCCCCTCACTCATTCATTACAGCATGGGGCTCTGCCCTGAATACACCAGGCAtggtcccacctcagggcctttgtactggctgttccctttgcctggaacaccCTTCCCCTGATCTCCACCTGGCTTACTCCCCCCTCACATCCTTCCAGTCTTTGCTCAAACCCATCTTCTCCATGAGACCCACTCACAACATCCTATTTACTGCTACAAACTGCCCACCACCTCTCACCTTGGTGCCCTTGATGTCCCCTACTTTACCctaccctttcttttttctatagtATTCATCACCTTGTAACATCTTGTATAACTGACTTTGTATCATATTTCTTGTTTATTGTTGGTTTCTTTCCCACTAGAAGGTAGGCAACCAAGAGGATGGAGTCTTTGAATATTTTGCTAACTGatgcctagaacaatgcctagaGCAacgcttggcacatagtaggtgttcaataaatattctgttgaaggaatgaatggtaCTCATGTTAGTATCTCTGCAAGGCTCTACCCTGTTGTTACTCCATCCTTTCCCACCACTCCTTTCCTTTCAGAATGAGTGCAGGGTAaataaggaaaggagaaagggaatgaaatagacaaatttcaagggaaaggaaggaaggaagacaggagagagagaggattaaATGGAGAGAAGGCTCTCCCCATGTCTGTGGGCCCAGCAGATTCCTTACCTCTGTGGGCGTGGTCTCGGGATGCTTCTCCAGGGCACTAAGGGGCATGGTGTCTGGGTTGGGGTCCGAGGCTAGGGATATGGGCAGGGCATCCAGGGCAGGTTGTGAGTATGGTGGCTGGGGGCTGGTTGGGAGGGTCGTAGGGGGTGGGCTGGGGTCTCGGGGCAGGGGCTCAGTGGCCAGGAAGAGGTCATCAACCCCGAAGATCTGCTCATAGTGTACAATGAGGAACTCGATGAGCTGGGCCTGGTGCACGGAGTCTAGCAGGCAGGTGACGGGGCCGGCGCTGGCTACCCCTGGACCGTCCGGCAGCCTCAACAGTGTCGGCCCAAACACAATGCCCAGGTTGTTGGCAGACATCTTGTTCTCCTCATACTGTGCAGCCACCCTGGGGACAGTGTGAGGAGAAGGGTCAGGGCACAGAGGGTATGGTTATTGGTCATCGGGTAGGATCTGCAAGCCAGGCTAGTGGCAGCTTGCCCAAGTCATGGGTAAGTGGTCCCAGTCATTGTGTACGACCAGCAGCCACATGCCTGGCAATGGGGGTCAGGGGTCAGCATACAAAGTCAGGAGTCATGTATTAAGTTTCAGAGCTCAGAAAACACATTCAAAGGTCAGAGGTCAGGGTCAGTGGTCACATGTCCAAGGAAGGAGTCCTGGATCCGTGCCTCAGGTCAGAAGTCATGTGTCAAGGTCAAGGACAGTGCACACCTGAATAGATGGGCCACCAGGTGCCGCAGGGTGTTGTAGTTAGAGTCAGGCAGCTGCACCAAGAGGTTCTTCAGCGAGCGGATAAcctcagggctggggctgggggtcccAGGGTCGTGCCCAGGGTCTGCATGCAGGGTCTTAGCCAGAGAGATGAAGGCGTCGTAGAGGTGGAAGGGGACCACGGGGTCAGTGAGCTGGGGGTGGAATGGCAGGGGGGACATGGGTGTGGGTGGGCTACAGAGGGTCCTCAGTCTGAGCCCACCCGGCCTCTGACTCCTGAGCTGCTGAGCACCCACCTCCTGGAGGAATCGCTTGAGAACACTCGAGACATCGTGAGGCGAGTTCCCTGACAGGTCAACCAATGCTCGGCCGTTCTCAAAAGCCTGGCACAGCCGTTCCACGCGGACCCGGGACCCGCTGACCCTATAAATGCCCTgaagggcaggggtgggaagtTGGACAGCTGGCTTGCAATCTGGCCATTGAGAGGGCTGGGTCACTCACTCTTGGGGGTGGTCAAGGGTCAAGGTGGCACCTGCACACTCAGGGCGCGCTGTTCTATCTCGGTGGTGCACCTGGTGATCACAAGGGGCACCTCCTCCGGGAAGTCCCTGGGCAGTTGCAGGAAGTTGACCCCAAAGAGGGGGGTCCGGGCTGGGAGCCGCTTATGTCCGCAAAGGATCAGTAGAGTCTCCAGGCAGCGCTTGTGGCAGGTCAGAAAGCACTGAGGGAAAGGTCACAGGGTCAGGGAGGTCATCGGGGGTCAGTGGGGGAAGAGAAGGTCACAGGGATCCTCAGGGAGCAGGGGGCTCATAGGAGATCATCAGATCAGGGCAGGTCCCAGGGGTGGGAAGGTCTTAGGGATCTCAGGTCAGAGAGATGCCTGGGGTCAGAGAGGTCACTGGGGTTCAGCAGAGGTCATTAGGTCATCGGCCCAGGCCACACCTCCTCGCACTCGGTTCCGCTGACCATGAAAGCCTCGCACTCTCGGCACTTGGCTGGGCCCCGCAGCCGCCGCAGCCGGTGGGTCTGGGCCGCGTTGGACAGTGTCCACTTCTTGAACGGGGTGCCTGGCCCGTTCTCCAGCCCATCTCCCAGGTCTGCAGGGAGACAGGGTCAGGAGTGCCtagtccacccccaccccacccctacctgCTTCCAGCCTCACCAGGGTCTCGCTCCTCCAAGTCATCTGAAGATTCGGTGCCTGTGGACGAGACCTTCACCAGCCGCCTCGTGCCAGAGCCTGGAGTCAGAGGGTTACAGAGGTTGGGGGTCACAGAGGTCATGGGGAGGCTCCAAGGCTAAGGAAACATTCCTGGTTTTTGGCCTTCCAAAACCACCCACAGATGCCCTTGGGGAAAGGGTCAGAGGTCAGGAGGGGGTGGGTCAGACAGGTCAGGAGTTAGGGGTTGAAGAACCTGGGGGGTGGTTCAGAAGTTGGATCAAGAGAATGGGTCAGAGGTTGAGAAAATAGGTCAGGGTTGCAGGGTAGGTCAGAGGTCAAAGAATGGGTttgagactgagggtcagagcctggccaggggctggaggatggTCCCACCTGGGCTGGAAGTGGGAGAGTCCTGGGACCGAGGCTCGCTGCCACCACCCATGCTGTCCACATCACTGGCCAGAGTGGGGCCCAGAGTTCCTAGGAGGGGACAGGTCAGTTAGGTGTGGCCTCCTGCCCCAGCACCACTCCTGCCTGCCCTTCACGGCACTCACCCTGCCAGCCTGTGCCAGTGTCCTCCCAAGGGCCTGGCTCAGCTGCACTCTCATCCAGCGGTGGAGGTGGGGCTCCAGAGAGCTTCTTTCTTGTGTCCAGAGGGGAACTGAAAGGAGAGGTTTGAGGGCTCTGATAACCAGGAAACTTGCCTGGGATGACATCACCCTGGCATCCCGTTTAGGCCCCAACTCCAAGTACTTGGGTCTGCAAGCCCTTATGGCCATGAGCATCATGGCCCCCAGTGCAGTAGCCCCAAATTCCCAACTCTCCCATGACTGGGACAACCCCACCCACCTGCTTGGCTCCTACCTGACCCCGCTCCTGGGGACCCACCCGTGCGTGAACTCCTGGAAAGAGAAGGCTGGTGGCAGGGGCGGTGGGGCGTCGGGCCGCAGCGCCCTCACGAACTCCTGGTATCGCTGGCCTGGCTCAAAGGGCGCACAGCACTCGGCCAGGGCGGCGAAGGCGCGGGGGCCGCGTTCTGCCTGAGCCCCTCGCAGCCCGAACAATCCCAGGGTCACCTGTGGGGCGGAGGCCTCAGGTGAgagaggggctgggcctgggagccTGGGGCATGGCCTGACCCTGAGAGATACCAGCTCGGTCCAGGtttgggggcggggccgggcagTGGGAGGTGGCTTAGGGACAGGAGCCCGCAGCTGGGGTTGGGGGTGTGGTCAGAACCAGGGTGGGTCATCTTGGGGGTAGGACCCCCTGGGAGGGGGCCGAGGGGGAAGTGCAGTCAGGGTCTGGGGGGCGGAACTGACTGTCCAGCAAGAGGGAGCGGGTCCTGGTGCTCTGGAGGTGGTTTAGGGGCAGGAGGCGCCTAGCCAGGGCGAATGAGTGTGGTGGGCAGCCGTCAGGTTAGGGTCTCACCCGCCTCAGCACTTCGTCCCCCTGCAGCACCAGTTTGCGCACGTGTGATACGATCCGCTGCTTGGCGGCCTCCAGGTCCTGCTGCCGCGCATTGGCCTCGCGGACGCAGGCCTGGTACAGCGCCTCGGCCTCCAGCGCCTGGAGAGAAAAAGGCAGGGAGCGTGTGTGGGACAGATCGTGGGACCGGGGGTGCCGAAGCACAGGGGGGCACGGGGCCGAGTCCCCACCTTGGTCTGGGCCTCCTCTCGCGAGCGCCGCCGCCGCTCCTGCTGCTTGTTGGGTCCCGGCTGGGCCTGGGGGGCCGGGTCTTCGGGGGACGCCTGGGAGCGCACCCGCAGGTCCTCGCTGCGCTGCACATACTGGAGCTGGGCCCGCCGCAGTGCCTGCACCGCCTCATTctgtgggtggaggagggatgcagTCACTGCTTCTCCATCTCCTTCCCCAGTCCgcttccccagccccccaccctagACCTTACCATCCGCTTCTGCTCTTTCATCCACTGCTCTTTAAACTCCTTCCGCCACTTCTCAATCTCAGTCCGTTTGgcagccaggggctgggaaggatGGGGAATGGGGATGCTGCCTCAGGGCTACTCGATCATTGCATTCACTGGGGCCACATGTCTTTCATCCTTTGGACCCTTTTCTGGGTCTGCACTCTCTCTCCTGGGTCTTCTCACCCAGAAGACCTCTGCCCTCCCCTAGCCCAGTGTCTCCAGAAAATCTCAGTGGTCACCTCCATCCTTTGTGCCTAGACCCAAAGATGCCAAGGCTCTCTTCCTGGGCACACTTGGCACCTCGTCCCGTGGCCCGCAGAAGAACAAAAGCACGGTTTCGCAATAGCACAGGAAGCCTGGTTCGAATCTCTGCtgggtaaccttgggcaagttcctcagCATCCCcgggtctcagcttcctcatcagcAAATGGTGCTGATGGTAACAGTGCCTTCCTCCAGGGGGTTGTGGAGGGAATAATGCATGAAGGACCCCCTCACCTGGTAGTAGTCTCTTTTCTGCTGGGCCACTGTCTCCATGGCCAGGGCTCCCAGGCTGAGGTCGTGCTCCAGAAACAGGGTGTAGATGTACTGCAGTGGCATGTGGctctgagggtggggagaggccgTCTGGTGTTGGAGGATGCTGAGGATCTAGGGGTATCTGGCTGGGGTTCTGGAGAGACTGGGCTCTGGGGGGGGTGGTGAGCTCATGGCTACCTGCTGGTGGATGGACACCTTTCCCGCCTCAGCAATCTTCATGATGTTTTTGGCAAACTCCAGCTCTGGGGGCAGACAGCAGGGGTGTGAGTCAGGCAGGGTGTGAGCACTGCAGGgtctgggcagggcctgggaccCGGTAGAAGGGGCCCTCACCATGGCTGGCTCTCTTCTCAGTCCAGGCCAGCAGCTCCTTGGCGTAGCGGCTCCAGGTCTTAGCATACTCCAGGGCTGCATCCACACCCCCCTTGGTCCGAATGAGCCGCAAGTCCAGTTCCTCCCCTGGGGCAGACGGTTGGAACTCTGACCTCTGAACCCTCCCGtggaagccttccctgagccCTCAAACCAGACCAGTGGACCCTGTTCTACACCCTATGGCTTCCCCAAACACCCCCTTGTTCTCATTTGTCCAGGTTGTTTTACACTGATTCTCCACTCAGACTGGGGGCTCCCTGAGTACAGGGGTTCAGATCTGTTGTGTGCACTGCCGTGTCCCTGGTGCATGGAATAGGCAGTTGATGATGGAAGGACTCCTTTCTGCCCCCCCCACCTCGCTTGGCTTCAAAGCCCCCCTACCTGTAAGGGGTGCAGGATCCTCTGGGGAGGGACCACTCCAACGGTTGGTTTCACTCGTCTGAGGGGGAGGGAGACAGCATTCAGGAACAAGCAGGGCAGGAGCTCCACCTTCCTCAGACCTCCTCCTCCGAGGTCCCCTCCTCCCTGTCCCCTTGGTCCCATCCCTCACCAAAGTGGCTGTGGGGGTCTTGTCAGGTTCTGGGTCTCCTGAAAGCACAGGGTCTCCAGCCAGCATCTCAAGGGTCCTGGGAGGTAAGGGTGTCAGGAGGTGTCAGACCCTCCACCCAGTCTGTCCCACCTAGGGGTGCTGGGGGCCCCAAGGCAGTTTGGGGATGGTCCTAGATATCACCTCTGTGACGTCTATTGTATCTAGGAGTCCTGAGGGATGGGGCTTTAGAGGGGAAAGTAGGTGAGCTTTTTTTTATGGGACTTGAGATAGAATTTGAAGGATCCCAGGTAACTTTGGGGTTCAGAGTGGGATTATAAAGCTCTCAAGTGTTTTAAGGGGTCACAAGGGTCACAAGAAGGATACGTGGGGGCCCTAGGATCACTTTGGGGATTTCAGGTGGATTTGGGGGGTTGAATTTTGGGATATTCAGGTGTTTTGAGGATCCAGAAGTTGCAGGTTCCTAATGGGGTTTCAGGAACCTAAATGGTTAGGGATTTGGGGGATCCTGGTGGAATTTGGGGTTACTCAGGCACAGACTCACACGTTCCCAAGTGAGATCTCGAGGTTGTCCAGGCTCCGGAAGATATCACTGTATCTCTTCCTGCTCTCAGGAGCTGAGGGTAGCCCTTGGGGAGGGGAGTATCACACATGGGCCAATGGAAGCCTCCCTCCACCCACAGCACTTTGGCAGGTTGTTTGGAGGgtcggggtggggcgggggcggggggggggggagagagagggagagagggaaagggaagagagagagagttctgTTCCCATGGGGAGTATAGGATGGCGTGGGTGTCTGAGCTGGGATGGAGGGAGTGTGGGCTTGGGTGGGGCCCGACTTGGGACAGGCAGATGGACTCAGGCACAACCCAACACAGAGACAGCTGCTTAGAGGAGCAGAGACACCCACACATGCATTGGCCCAGAAGCAAAGCGACAAAACAGACATCCTAGATACAGCCACACTGTCTCCCGGGACAGAGCCGGCTTGACAATGGAACCACATGGACCTCAGCCCAGACAGATGGAAATACACGTGGGACAGAACGGCACATGGCCtgccacagaaacacacacagccaGCCTGAAACCACAAGAGGCATAAAGACCAAATGACAATCAATATGCAAAGCAGAGACACAAAGACAGGCGGAAACGAAGTCGGACCTTGCCACATTTCTGTCGCAGGCACCACTTCTAGGGAGCCCAGATCAGCATGTCCCCCTCCCCGGGCAATGGAGTAGCCGGGTGGGGATCCTGCCGCGTTGCCCTCTCCATCAGCCGTCGTGACACCCTGCCCCCATCACAAATATCAGAAGCAGAAGCGGCCACTTCCCCTTCctgggccccctcccccaggcatcCGGGGTGAAGACtccaaagggggaggggggatcaGGGACTGGTTTCCTGGGTCCTCCTCAGCTTGGGGGTTCCCACAGTGGAGCATGCCCGTGTCCTCCCCATTCAGGAACTCCTCTCCCGGCTCTCTGGACGGAGAGGGATAGGCGGGGCCCCTCATTGATTTAGGAAGTAGGATACTGTCGGGGGAGGCCCCTCTCTGATCCCGTATCC containing:
- the GMIP gene encoding GEM-interacting protein isoform X2, which codes for MDSTEPAPESRKRYSDIFRSLDNLEISLGNVTLEMLAGDPVLSGDPEPDKTPTATLTSETNRWSGPSPEDPAPLTGEELDLRLIRTKGGVDAALEYAKTWSRYAKELLAWTEKRASHELEFAKNIMKIAEAGKVSIHQQSHMPLQYIYTLFLEHDLSLGALAMETVAQQKRDYYQPLAAKRTEIEKWRKEFKEQWMKEQKRMNEAVQALRRAQLQYVQRSEDLRVRSQASPEDPAPQAQPGPNKQQERRRRSREEAQTKALEAEALYQACVREANARQQDLEAAKQRIVSHVRKLVLQGDEVLRRVTLGLFGLRGAQAERGPRAFAALAECCAPFEPGQRYQEFVRALRPDAPPPLPPAFSFQEFTHGWVPRSGVSSPLDTRKKLSGAPPPPLDESAAEPGPWEDTGTGWQGTLGPTLASDVDSMGGGSEPRSQDSPTSSPGSGTRRLVKVSSTGTESSDDLEERDPDLGDGLENGPGTPFKKWTLSNAAQTHRLRRLRGPAKCRECEAFMVSGTECEECFLTCHKRCLETLLILCGHKRLPARTPLFGVNFLQLPRDFPEEVPLVITRCTTEIEQRALSVQGIYRVSGSRVRVERLCQAFENGRALVDLSGNSPHDVSSVLKRFLQELTDPVVPFHLYDAFISLAKTLHADPGHDPGTPSPSPEVIRSLKNLLVQLPDSNYNTLRHLVAHLFRVAAQYEENKMSANNLGIVFGPTLLRLPDGPGVASAGPVTCLLDSVHQAQLIEFLIVHYEQIFGVDDLFLATEPLPRDPSPPPTTLPTSPQPPYSQPALDALPISLASDPNPDTMPLSALEKHPETTPTEIPTLQRDQEEEVTKDTKNEGEEVSSQGPEDSPLGTQSRGHFSRQPVKYPRGGVRPVTHQLSCLAVVASKLCEETPVTSVPQGSLRRPRPGPAATSREGSPLRRTPLPKHFEITQETARLLSKLHNESVPKATCCPGTQPEEAEDHF
- the GMIP gene encoding GEM-interacting protein isoform X4, whose amino-acid sequence is MDSTEPGLPSAPESRKRYSDIFRSLDNLEISLGNVTLEMLAGDPVLSGDPEPDKTPTATLTSETNRWSGPSPEDPAPLTELEFAKNIMKIAEAGKVSIHQQSHMPLQYIYTLFLEHDLSLGALAMETVAQQKRDYYQPLAAKRTEIEKWRKEFKEQWMKEQKRMNEAVQALRRAQLQYVQRSEDLRVRSQASPEDPAPQAQPGPNKQQERRRRSREEAQTKALEAEALYQACVREANARQQDLEAAKQRIVSHVRKLVLQGDEVLRRVTLGLFGLRGAQAERGPRAFAALAECCAPFEPGQRYQEFVRALRPDAPPPLPPAFSFQEFTHGWVPRSGVSSPLDTRKKLSGAPPPPLDESAAEPGPWEDTGTGWQGTLGPTLASDVDSMGGGSEPRSQDSPTSSPGSGTRRLVKVSSTGTESSDDLEERDPDLGDGLENGPGTPFKKWTLSNAAQTHRLRRLRGPAKCRECEAFMVSGTECEECFLTCHKRCLETLLILCGHKRLPARTPLFGVNFLQLPRDFPEEVPLVITRCTTEIEQRALSVQGIYRVSGSRVRVERLCQAFENGRALVDLSGNSPHDVSSVLKRFLQELTDPVVPFHLYDAFISLAKTLHADPGHDPGTPSPSPEVIRSLKNLLVQLPDSNYNTLRHLVAHLFRVAAQYEENKMSANNLGIVFGPTLLRLPDGPGVASAGPVTCLLDSVHQAQLIEFLIVHYEQIFGVDDLFLATEPLPRDPSPPPTTLPTSPQPPYSQPALDALPISLASDPNPDTMPLSALEKHPETTPTEIPTLQRDQEEEVTKDTKNEGEEVSSQGPEDSPLGTQSRGHFSRQPVKYPRGGVRPVTHQLSCLAVVASKLCEETPVTSVPQGSLRRPRPGPAATSREGSPLRRTPLPKHFEITQETARLLSKLHNESVPKATCCPGTQPEEAEDHF
- the GMIP gene encoding GEM-interacting protein isoform X5 encodes the protein MDSTEPGLPSAPESRKRYSDIFRSLDNLEISLGNVTLEMLAGDPVLSGDPEPDKTPTATLTSETNRWSGPSPEDPAPLTGEELDLRLIRTKGGVDAALEYAKTWSRYAKELLAWTEKRASHELEFAKNIMKIAEAGKVSIHQQSHMPLQYIYTLFLEHDLSLGALAMETVAQQKRDYYQPLAAKRTEIEKWRKEFKEQWMKEQKRMNEAVQALRRAQLQYVQRSEDLRVRSQASPEDPAPQAQPGPNKQQERRRRSREEAQTKALEAEALYQACVREANARQQDLEAAKQRIVSHVRKLVLQGDEVLRRVTLGLFGLRGAQAERGPRAFAALAECCAPFEPGQRYQEFVRALRPDAPPPLPPAFSFQEFTHGWVPRSGVSSPLDTRKKLSGAPPPPLDESAAEPGPWEDTGTGWQGTLGPTLASDVDSMGGGSEPRSQDSPTSSPGSGTRRLVKVSSTGTESSDDLEERDPDLGDGLENGPGTPFKKWTLSNAAQTHRLRRLRGPAKCRECEAFMVSGTECEECFLTCHKRCLETLLILCGHKRLPARTPLFGVNFLQLPRDFPEEVPLVITRAFIGSAGPGSAWNGCARLLRTAEHWLTCQGTRLTMSRVFSSDSSRRVAAQYEENKMSANNLGIVFGPTLLRLPDGPGVASAGPVTCLLDSVHQAQLIEFLIVHYEQIFGVDDLFLATEPLPRDPSPPPTTLPTSPQPPYSQPALDALPISLASDPNPDTMPLSALEKHPETTPTEIPTLQRDQEEEVTKDTKNEGEEVSSQGPEDSPLGTQSRGHFSRQPVKYPRGGVRPVTHQLSCLAVVASKLCEETPVTSVPQGSLRRPRPGPAATSREGSPLRRTPLPKHFEITQETARLLSKLHNESVPKATCCPGTQPEEAEDHF
- the GMIP gene encoding GEM-interacting protein isoform X1; this encodes MDSTEPGLPSAPESRKRYSDIFRSLDNLEISLGNVTLEMLAGDPVLSGDPEPDKTPTATLTSETNRWSGPSPEDPAPLTGEELDLRLIRTKGGVDAALEYAKTWSRYAKELLAWTEKRASHELEFAKNIMKIAEAGKVSIHQQSHMPLQYIYTLFLEHDLSLGALAMETVAQQKRDYYQPLAAKRTEIEKWRKEFKEQWMKEQKRMNEAVQALRRAQLQYVQRSEDLRVRSQASPEDPAPQAQPGPNKQQERRRRSREEAQTKALEAEALYQACVREANARQQDLEAAKQRIVSHVRKLVLQGDEVLRRVTLGLFGLRGAQAERGPRAFAALAECCAPFEPGQRYQEFVRALRPDAPPPLPPAFSFQEFTHGWVPRSGVSSPLDTRKKLSGAPPPPLDESAAEPGPWEDTGTGWQGTLGPTLASDVDSMGGGSEPRSQDSPTSSPGSGTRRLVKVSSTGTESSDDLEERDPDLGDGLENGPGTPFKKWTLSNAAQTHRLRRLRGPAKCRECEAFMVSGTECEECFLTCHKRCLETLLILCGHKRLPARTPLFGVNFLQLPRDFPEEVPLVITRCTTEIEQRALSVQGIYRVSGSRVRVERLCQAFENGRALVDLSGNSPHDVSSVLKRFLQELTDPVVPFHLYDAFISLAKTLHADPGHDPGTPSPSPEVIRSLKNLLVQLPDSNYNTLRHLVAHLFRVAAQYEENKMSANNLGIVFGPTLLRLPDGPGVASAGPVTCLLDSVHQAQLIEFLIVHYEQIFGVDDLFLATEPLPRDPSPPPTTLPTSPQPPYSQPALDALPISLASDPNPDTMPLSALEKHPETTPTEIPTLQRDQEEEVTKDTKNEGEEVSSQGPEDSPLGTQSRGHFSRQPVKYPRGGVRPVTHQLSCLAVVASKLCEETPVTSVPQGSLRRPRPGPAATSREGSPLRRTPLPKHFEITQETARLLSKLHNESVPKATCCPGTQPEEAEDHF
- the GMIP gene encoding GEM-interacting protein isoform X3, translating into MDSTEPGLPSAPESRKRYSDIFRSLDNLEISLGNVTLEMLAGDPVLSGDPEPDKTPTATLTSETNRWSGPSPEDPAPLTGEELDLRLIRTKGGVDAALEYAKTWSRYAKELLAWTEKRASHELEFAKNIMKIAEAGKVSIHQQSHMPLQYIYTLFLEHDLSLGALAMETVAQQKRDYYQPLAAKRTEIEKWRKEFKEQWMKEQKRMNEAVQALRRAQLQYVQRSEDLRVRSQASPEDPAPQAQPGPNKQQERRRRSREEAQTKALEAEALYQACVREANARQQDLEAAKQRIVSHVRKLVLQGDEVLRRVTLGLFGLRGAQAERGPRAFAALAECCAPFEPGQRYQEFVRALRPDAPPPLPPAFSFQEFTHGSPLDTRKKLSGAPPPPLDESAAEPGPWEDTGTGWQGTLGPTLASDVDSMGGGSEPRSQDSPTSSPGSGTRRLVKVSSTGTESSDDLEERDPDLGDGLENGPGTPFKKWTLSNAAQTHRLRRLRGPAKCRECEAFMVSGTECEECFLTCHKRCLETLLILCGHKRLPARTPLFGVNFLQLPRDFPEEVPLVITRCTTEIEQRALSVQGIYRVSGSRVRVERLCQAFENGRALVDLSGNSPHDVSSVLKRFLQELTDPVVPFHLYDAFISLAKTLHADPGHDPGTPSPSPEVIRSLKNLLVQLPDSNYNTLRHLVAHLFRVAAQYEENKMSANNLGIVFGPTLLRLPDGPGVASAGPVTCLLDSVHQAQLIEFLIVHYEQIFGVDDLFLATEPLPRDPSPPPTTLPTSPQPPYSQPALDALPISLASDPNPDTMPLSALEKHPETTPTEIPTLQRDQEEEVTKDTKNEGEEVSSQGPEDSPLGTQSRGHFSRQPVKYPRGGVRPVTHQLSCLAVVASKLCEETPVTSVPQGSLRRPRPGPAATSREGSPLRRTPLPKHFEITQETARLLSKLHNESVPKATCCPGTQPEEAEDHF
- the GMIP gene encoding GEM-interacting protein isoform X6; translated protein: MKIAEAGKVSIHQQSHMPLQYIYTLFLEHDLSLGALAMETVAQQKRDYYQPLAAKRTEIEKWRKEFKEQWMKEQKRMNEAVQALRRAQLQYVQRSEDLRVRSQASPEDPAPQAQPGPNKQQERRRRSREEAQTKALEAEALYQACVREANARQQDLEAAKQRIVSHVRKLVLQGDEVLRRVTLGLFGLRGAQAERGPRAFAALAECCAPFEPGQRYQEFVRALRPDAPPPLPPAFSFQEFTHGWVPRSGVSSPLDTRKKLSGAPPPPLDESAAEPGPWEDTGTGWQGTLGPTLASDVDSMGGGSEPRSQDSPTSSPGSGTRRLVKVSSTGTESSDDLEERDPDLGDGLENGPGTPFKKWTLSNAAQTHRLRRLRGPAKCRECEAFMVSGTECEECFLTCHKRCLETLLILCGHKRLPARTPLFGVNFLQLPRDFPEEVPLVITRCTTEIEQRALSVQGIYRVSGSRVRVERLCQAFENGRALVDLSGNSPHDVSSVLKRFLQELTDPVVPFHLYDAFISLAKTLHADPGHDPGTPSPSPEVIRSLKNLLVQLPDSNYNTLRHLVAHLFRVAAQYEENKMSANNLGIVFGPTLLRLPDGPGVASAGPVTCLLDSVHQAQLIEFLIVHYEQIFGVDDLFLATEPLPRDPSPPPTTLPTSPQPPYSQPALDALPISLASDPNPDTMPLSALEKHPETTPTEIPTLQRDQEEEVTKDTKNEGEEVSSQGPEDSPLGTQSRGHFSRQPVKYPRGGVRPVTHQLSCLAVVASKLCEETPVTSVPQGSLRRPRPGPAATSREGSPLRRTPLPKHFEITQETARLLSKLHNESVPKATCCPGTQPEEAEDHF